DNA sequence from the Methanococcus maripaludis genome:
GTCCTTAGAACTGGTGCCCTTCAAATCAAGCATGCTCTCACCACCTATTTAAGAACATATGTATCTCAAAGTATTAATATTTTTTAATCAATCTTGAAGTTCGACCAATTTATCATAAAACCGATTTAATGATTTTCTCGCATGTTTTAATTTTAAATTCCCTTCATCAAGCAATATATCCAAATATTCGCGATTAACCACCATTTTTCCATCGTATGCAATTGGAGCATCCATTTTAGCGGTCGTCATAATTTCTACAATGTATCTTTTACTTGAAATCGATTTTATTGAAGAAGCTTTTAGACCGTTGTGGTATGCAAGTTCTAAAAGCTTTTTACTGGTGTCCGCATTTCTTGATGCAACGTGTAAAATTGGAGAATTTAAAACAAATGAAATTTTTTCAAAATTTTCAGATTTTTTTAAAAGTGCTTCATCAATTTCATCGTAATTGGCATAATGGTGCCATTTTCCAAGCCATCTTGAGTTTATTTTTGGATTTTTATCCTTTGGAAACTCAATTATTCCACATCTCCCAATACAGCTACTTGTAGTGTAGTAATCTTTAAATTCATTTATTTTATCTACCAAATACATAACTTCAAGGTCCACAAAATCATTATCAAGTGCTTCTTGGAGTTTTTTTAGAGTAAATTCTTTATCATCATTAAACATATTTTCACTCGTTTTTAGAATAAGTTAAGTTTCAAAAAATAATATAAAAACATTAACCTAAAAGTAATGACTTAAAAATTCGAGTAAAATTATTAAAAAAAGTAAAATCAAAAAATAGAGAAATTAAAAGTTAATTGTTTTATCTGCTTCTTTTACGAAAGCTATTAAATCGTGCATTGTTCCAAAAGCAATTCCGTCAAGAAGTTCTTCTTCAGAAATTCCTCTTGCTTTTCCGCATGGACCGCATGCTTTTACTACTGCTCCTGCTTCAATTGCGTTTTCTAAAAGTTCTGAATATTTAGGAACTCCTGCTGGGTTTTGGTCTTTTTTACCAACATAAACCCCATCTTCGAGTAAAAATATATTAACGTCAATTCCCTCTAAAAGGGCAGTTAGTGCAAATCTTAAAGCAGAGTAAGCTCTTTCTTTTCCGTAAGGTGCATCTCCTATTATAACTGTAAATTTCAAAATTTCACCTTATTTTTTTATAACTATTTTGAATCCGTCTGAACTTTCTTCAGTGGATAGTACTTCATGACCTTTATCTTCCACGAATCTTACGATATTTTGAAGAGCTGGCTTGTAATCTCCAGTAACGGTTAATTCATCTCCAGAAGTTAATGAATCTAATGCTTTTTTTGTTTTTAAAACAGGCATAGGGCATACTGTTCCTGTAACGTCAAGTTCCATAATAAAACCTCCCGATATATATTAGATATACTAATATCTTTTAAAACATTGATTTATTTTTTACCAAAGCGCTAATCTGCTACAATTTATATTTTTAGGCAGATTATATAAATATATTTATTAATTATTCTAATAAAGCTTAAAATATTCTGAAAATTAATATTCCAAGAGTTCAAAGTACTCATAATCAATGATGTTATCTTTTACCATCCACAATTCACGATATTTTCTTGAAAGTTCGATTAATTTCTTTAAAATATCTTTATCAGTTTTTCCCCGCTCAAAAAGCTCGTCAACTATTAAAAATAATATTTCTTCAAGTTTTTTTCGCTCCTGAATGTATTTTATCACTTCAGGAATTATTAAAATAAGTTCTTCATTTCCAGCATTCTTTAAAAATTGATTCCTCAAAAACGAAGTGAAAGTAAATACATTTTTCTTTTCTATTTTTGTAAGTTCTAACATGTTTTTTGCAGTATCAAGAAGGTTTTTATCAGTTTTTATAAATTCATCCCATAAATTGTGTTTTTCGACAATACTTTCAAAAATTTTTAAAATTTCCAATTTATCAAGTTTTGAAAAATTTAAGAATAATTCATCCCCATCAACATATTTTCCAGATTTATAAGACTCTAAAAGAGCATATGCGTGTTTACAGTTGTATTGATAAGGACAAGTACAAATTCCGGTTTTTGTTTTTAAATCCACCTTTGTTATATATTTATTCCCCCCATAAACCGTTCCATGAAGGGTATTCCCTCGTTTTACACAGTATTTTACCATGTTTTTTAAAAAATATTCGCGTCCCCTTTCTCGAACCATTTCATCATATATGTCGTCATTCATGTTATCACGGAATCTAGCAATGTTAAATATATTCAAATTCAAATTTATATGTGTATTTGGTGGAGGGAAAATATGAATCTTGAAAAAGAAGTTTCGATAGTCCTCGGCGGCGCTGCAGGACAGGGGATACAGACAATTGAAGAATCCCTTACAAAAATATTGAAATTATCAGGATACAATGTATTTGCTACAAAAGAATACATGTCAAGAGTTAGGGGCGGAATAAACACTACTGAAATTGTAATATCCTCGGAAAAACAGCGTTCTTTTTTAAAAAGAATAGATTTGCTGGTAACATTTAAAAAAGGTGTTTTAAACCACCTCAAAGATAGAATTTCTGAAAATACAATTATTTTAGGGGAAAAAGAAAATATTGACGAAGAATTTATAAATAATAAAAATATTATTGATATTCCAATCCAAGAAATAAGTAAAAACATTGGAAACGTTTTGTTTTCAAATACGGTAGGTTCAGGAATAATACTTGGAATTTTTGATTGCGATTTAGAGCTTTTTAATAAATATCTCGAAGATAAATTTTCTAAAAAGGGAAAAGAAATCGTAGATAAAAATATAGAAGCTGCAGAAAAAGGATATGAACTTGGAAAAAAAATATTAAAAGATTTAGATTTAAGCTTAAATATAAAAAAAAATGAAAAAATTAATAATGAAATTATTTTAAGCGGTACAGAAGCTGTTGCACTTGGAGCTGCAAAAGCAGGTTGTAATTTTGTATCATTTTACCCGATGACTCCTTCAACAGGAGTTTCCACATTTCTTGCGACTCATTCAAAAGACCTCGGAATTATTGTAGAACAGGTTGAGGATGAAATTTCTGCAATAAATATGGCTATTGGTGCAGGATATGCGGGAGCTAGAAGCCTTGTTACTACATCGGGGGGCGGATTTTCGTTAATGTGTGAAGCGGTAAGCCTTTCGGGAATGACTGAAACTCCAGTTGTGATATATCTTGCACAAAGACCGGGGCCCTCAACTGGGCTTCCAACAAGAACTGCACAGGGGGATTTAGAACTAGCACTTTATTCTGGGCATGGAGAATTTCCTAAAATTATATATGCGCCGGGAAAAATTGAAGAAGCTCATAAAATAAGTCAGATTGCATTTAACATGGCGGATAAATATCAAGTTCCGGTTTTTGTATTATCTGACGAATATTTGGCGGACACGTATTACAATCTGTCAGATAATGAACTTGAAACCCTAAAAAAGGAAAATAACGTTGTAAAAACCAGCTTAGATTATAAAAGATATGAACTTAATGAAAATATCGTTTCAAAACGAGGAATTCCGGAATATGGGGAAGGAATTGTACTTGCGTGTGGAAACGAACATGATGAATTTGGAGATATTACAGAAGATATCGATTTAATAAACAAAATGACTGAAAAAAGGAATAAAAAGTTAGATTTAATTAAAAAAGAAGCGATTGAACCCGAATTCATTGGAAATGAAACTTACAAAAACCTGATTGTTTCGTGGGGCTCAACATTTTACCTGATAAAAGATGCACTTGAAAAATTAAATCTGAAAGATACTGCATTTTTACACTTCAACCAGGTTTATCCTATCTCAGATTCTGCTGAAAAATACCTGAAAAATGCCGAAAAAGTAATAAATATTGAATTAAATTATACCGGACAGCTTGGAAAGCTTTTAAAACGGGAATTTGGAATTGAAATGAATGATAGTATTTTAAAATACGATGGAAGGGTTTTTGCAGTTGAAGAAATTATCGAAAAAATCGAAAAAGTTTTGAGGGAGTGAAATTTATGGAAAACAGTTTATTTCAAAGAACCGAAAAACTAGATATTTCGTGGTGCCCCGGGTGTGGTAACTTTGCAATAAAAGCTTCACTTTCAAATGCCCTGACTGAATTAAATTTAAAACCTGAAAATGTTGCAATTATTTCAGGAATTGGACAGGCTGGAAAGATGCCCCACTACATAAAAGTAAATGGATTTCACACGCTTCATGGAAGGGCGATACCTGCTGCAACTGCCGTAAAAGCTACAAATCCAAATCTTACAGTAATTGCGGAAGGCGGTGATGGTGACATGTATGCGGAAGGCGGAAATCACCTCATTCACGCGATAAGGAGGAACCCAAATATCACGGTTCTAATACACAATAACCAGATATATGGCCTTACAAAAGGACAGGCTTCCCCAACAACGCTGATTTCTACAAAAACACCAACTCAACCTTGGGGAGTATTTGAGGAACCGCTAAATCCAATAGCACTTGCAATATCACTAAATGCATCTTTTGTTGCCCGTACATTTTCGGGAAACCTTGAAAAAACCAAAGAAATAATAATTAAAGCAATAAATCATAAGGGTTTATCGATAGTAGATATATTCCATCCATGTCCTTCGTTTAACAAATTAAATACTCTTCAATGGTACAAAGAAAATACTTATTTCTTAGAAGACCACGACGTAACTAATAGAAAAAAAGCATTTGAAAAATCCCTTGAAACTGAAAAATATCCGCTTGGAATATTTTATACCTGTGAAAAACCAGTATTTGAAGAAGTTGTTCCACCATACATTTCAGAAAAAACCCCAATCTGGAAAAGAGAACCAAATCTAGAAAAAATTGAAGAAATAATAAATTTAAAAAGAAGCTGATAAAACTCAACTATTTAATTAAATATTAAAAAATTTTGTGAAAATTATGAGAAACTTGGAAAAAATAAATGAACTTTTAGAAATATTTGGACATTTTGATGTAAATTTTGCTAAATACATGGAAGAAAAAATTGACACACAATATTTCGTTCTTGAAAATTTAAAAAACTCCATGAAAAACGATGAAATGTTTATAAAACTCGTAATTTTAAATTCGATTGTAAGCTACCAGTTATGTACTACTGGAGAGCTCTGGTGGGAAGAATTTTCAAAATACTGGTCAAAACATGATGCAAATAATGAAAATTTAGGGGAAAGTTACGTTAATTTCCTTGAAAATTCGAAAGGAAATAAGCGACTTTTAAATGTAAAGATAAAAAGAATTGAAAGGATTATTCCGTTTCTTGAAAACCTGAATCTTTTGGATTTTAAGAATTATTATTTAGATATGGAAAAATTGCTTGAAAATCTTTCAAAATACCTAAATTCTAAAAAAAATTCAAAAACAGTTGTTTTTGCAGTTAAAATGTTTGGATATGCTTCAAGAATTGTATTTAACGAATTTTTTCCATATCCAATGAATATTGAAATTCCAAAAGATTCAAGAATTGAAAAGTACACGCTTAAATTTACTGATGAAAACCCGATAAAATTTTGGAATGAAGTTTCTAAAACCGCAAAAATTCCGCCATTACATATAGATTCAATAATATGGCCAGTTCTTGGAAGAAATTTTGATTTTAAGTCTTGCGAGAATAAACTTGATGAAAATTTTAGATATTTACTTAAATTAACAGAACTATAAAATATTCGTAAAATTATATAAATTATTAATTCCAAATTAAACCTATTGAAAGGGAGGTAATCATTATGTCAGTTTGGAAATGCACAATATGCGGATATGTATATGATGAAGAAAAAGAAGGAAAAAAATTCTCAGAATTACCTGATGATTGGGCATGCCCAATTTGCGGTGCTAAAAAATCCGCATTCGTTGAACAAAAATAAAAAATAAAAAATAAAAAAAATTAAGCTTTATTACTTTTTTTAACATATTTTATGTATTTTGCAGCATCTTTTATTCGTGCCTGAAGGTGCGGTACATCCATTATTTCAAATTTATTGTACTTATCATGCATGTGAAATCTCAATGAAATCATCGACATCGTGTGTGCAATATCCTCATCGTCGAGATTCATCGAAACCACGTCAATCCTGCTTAATAATTCACAGACAAGACTTTTTGCCAGATCTAAATCTTCATCGTCGAGATTCATTGAATAAATATCTAGTTCGTCCATTATTTCATGAACTGGTTTGTCAGGATTTTCCAGAAGTGATTTTACGATATTATTCGAAAGTTCTTTTAATTTAATTTCTTTTTTCATTTTGTACACCAAAACAAGGGAACTTCGGGTTTTTGCAGGTTAATTATTTGGTTATATATTAAAATCCTTTCATCACTTTGAAGTAACAGAATATCAATCTTTGCATTTGAAATCATCCAAATTTCAACAAATAACATTATTTAAAAGATACTATATAAACGTTAAAATAAAAACTAATTGAATAAGTATAAAAAAGAATTATTCTTCGTCGTCAAATTCAATCGTCGCATTTACTATGTTAAATTCTTTCCCGCCTTTCAATTTAATGTTTCTTGATTCACATTTTGGACATACTACTTCAAGTTCGTCTTTAGTATCTAAATTTCCCTCGAATTCACAGTCATTGCAGAAAATTTTTGGTTTTACCATTTCTGCTTTTAATTCTGCACCTTTACAGATAGTATCTTCTGAAATAACCTCAAAAACAAACTGTAATTGATCCAGACTTATTAATGTGAGGTCCCCAATTTCAAGATTTATATCATTTACTTTTATTACTTTTCTACCGAGTTCTTCCTGCTGTTTTACCGCATCAAGAATCGCGTTTAGTACTGACGTTGCATATGAGAGTTCGTGCATTAAAAAACACCTCTTTTATCAAGCCTTTCCAAAACCCTTTCTTTTACTTTTTCTTCTTTTCCGCTTGGAACAAAAATTTTGAAATTTACCACGATTCTTACGGTATCGTCCCCATCAAAAAGTTTGCATTCTTCAAGATATGCTTTCTGTTTATCGAATCTTAAATAAAGTTTATTTTTCTCGATCCTGCTATCAAGTTCCTTTTTTAATCGGTTTACATTTCTTTCGTCGCTTTTTATCAAATCAATAATATAATTAAATACCAATTTTGCTTTTTTTCCAGAAATTTTAACGGTGTGGATTTCAATAGGATTTCCAAAATTTCCTTCTGTTTCTACAGTCTCGGTTTCTAAATCGTCTTCTTCAATTATTTCAGGTAAAAAGAAAACTATTGAATCGAGAACTTTTTCTTCGTCTTCGGTTGCGTTTGCAATCGTTGATATTGTGATGTTATTTACCATTTTCATAAACACCTTTATAGGTTAAATCCGGATAAGTCGACAGTTACCATTAATATATAAACGAATTATATTAAAAATATACCGCAGGTGTTAAAATTACCAGAACAGAAATAATTTAATAAAAAACTAAATATTGCAAAAAATAATCAAAAGACTAGAAATTTAACAGTTTCGCAACTTTAAGAGTTTTTAATAACATTTAATCTAAAAATTTACAAAATAAAGAATTTATGCGAAAAATACTTTTTTAAAAATTAATTTAATCTTCACTTTTTAACTTTTTAATGTGATACTTACGCCTCCCTCCAAGAATAAGTGAAATAATTTCATCTTTTCTAAATAGCACCATTATTCCAACTAAAAAAGTGAGTATTGCTCCAAAAAATAGGCCCAAAGTACAGTGCCCTGCCCCAAATAAACACAAAATCGCCGGAATCGCTATAATAATACATGATATGAAAAGACTATCTAAAAGAATTTTTTTAAATTGTTTTTCATCTTGATTCATGCTAATCCCCCACCTAAAAAAATTCAAAATATTTAAATTACACGTAAATCCCCGACATATTAAATTATGTTTTTAATGACTATTTAATTATTATTCTTGGAAATTAAAAAAAGTTATTATATACTAACCTTTCACGTTAAACACTATTTCATGCGAAAATGCTCCAAAACGTTATATTGAATTAAAATCCATGCTGTCCCAAATATAACGTCATATGCCGTTTTGATCGTAAACTATTAGTACTGAGTCAAATAATAGGATAAAACGGAACTTCGGTTCCTATGAGTTGTTATTATGGGGATTTTAACTAACTCGAGGATAGAATTAAAGGAATAAATAAGTATACAATAGATATACTAGATCCCATATTCCTTATTCAAAACTTTTAACTTATTTTTTGTATCAAAATATATTTTTGTTAATAAAAAAATCATTTTTTTAAAAAATTTGGGTAGATTACTACTTTTTAATCAAATTTCAATTATGATCTATTTTAAAATTTATTAAACGCAAATAATCTAAAAAAATATTAATAGGCCTGATAAAAAAAGCGGTCCTGTTTTAGTGATGATTGGGGATTTAACCGTATCAAGGATTTCATAACAATAGATACCTTAATAACTAAAACAGGACCAATTTTAAATAATATTCTATTTTATAAATACATTTCGAAAATCGAAACGATATCTACTGTTAAATGCACAACAGAACTATAAAATTGACTACTTTGTGGATAGGGGGCCACAAAATTCATAATACTTTAAAAAAAGTATATACCATATATTAAATTAATTAATGGGTATCCTATAAATTTTAACTATTATTTCTAAAATAAAATATCAAAAGTACGTGCTGTTTTAAAATACAGGCTTTCAAAAAAGTAAAAATTAATTGTCGTATAAAAATCGAGTAAAATAAAAACTAAAAAAGTTAATTAAAAGAATTAAAATAAAGGAAAGTTAATTATTTCGTTTTTTTGCCGTTAGCTCTGACACCAGGTCTTGCTTTTTCAGCACCTTTTCCTTTGTACATTAATCCTCTTCCTTTTTTACCAGCTGAGGTTAAACCTCTGTTTGCTCTTCCTTTGTGGTTTCCGGTGGAGAGCCAGCTGTAGGATTTGTCGTTTTTGATTGATGGGTGGCATGGATCAACTAAGATTATTTCATACCATTTTTGTTTTCCATCTTGTCCTACCCAGTAGGAGTTTAATACTTCCATGTTAGGGTATCTTTTAGCTGCTCTTTCTTCAGCAATTCTTTGAATGGATTTTGCCATTGTAATTTTGTTGATACCTAATGTTGCAGGTTTTTTGGAGTGTTTTGGTCTTGGTTTTCTTAAACCTCCTCTTCTAACACTAACTCTTACAACAACAATTCCTTGTTTTGCTTTGTATCCTAAGTTTCTA
Encoded proteins:
- the taw3 gene encoding tRNA(Phe) 7-((3-amino-3-carboxypropyl)-4-demethylwyosine(37)-N(4))-methyltransferase Taw3, producing the protein MFNDDKEFTLKKLQEALDNDFVDLEVMYLVDKINEFKDYYTTSSCIGRCGIIEFPKDKNPKINSRWLGKWHHYANYDEIDEALLKKSENFEKISFVLNSPILHVASRNADTSKKLLELAYHNGLKASSIKSISSKRYIVEIMTTAKMDAPIAYDGKMVVNREYLDILLDEGNLKLKHARKSLNRFYDKLVELQD
- a CDS encoding DsrE/DsrF/TusD sulfur relay family protein; amino-acid sequence: MKFTVIIGDAPYGKERAYSALRFALTALLEGIDVNIFLLEDGVYVGKKDQNPAGVPKYSELLENAIEAGAVVKACGPCGKARGISEEELLDGIAFGTMHDLIAFVKEADKTINF
- a CDS encoding sulfurtransferase TusA family protein, which gives rise to MELDVTGTVCPMPVLKTKKALDSLTSGDELTVTGDYKPALQNIVRFVEDKGHEVLSTEESSDGFKIVIKK
- a CDS encoding SWIM zinc finger family protein, with the protein product MNDDIYDEMVRERGREYFLKNMVKYCVKRGNTLHGTVYGGNKYITKVDLKTKTGICTCPYQYNCKHAYALLESYKSGKYVDGDELFLNFSKLDKLEILKIFESIVEKHNLWDEFIKTDKNLLDTAKNMLELTKIEKKNVFTFTSFLRNQFLKNAGNEELILIIPEVIKYIQERKKLEEILFLIVDELFERGKTDKDILKKLIELSRKYRELWMVKDNIIDYEYFELLEY
- a CDS encoding 2-oxoacid:acceptor oxidoreductase subunit alpha codes for the protein MNLEKEVSIVLGGAAGQGIQTIEESLTKILKLSGYNVFATKEYMSRVRGGINTTEIVISSEKQRSFLKRIDLLVTFKKGVLNHLKDRISENTIILGEKENIDEEFINNKNIIDIPIQEISKNIGNVLFSNTVGSGIILGIFDCDLELFNKYLEDKFSKKGKEIVDKNIEAAEKGYELGKKILKDLDLSLNIKKNEKINNEIILSGTEAVALGAAKAGCNFVSFYPMTPSTGVSTFLATHSKDLGIIVEQVEDEISAINMAIGAGYAGARSLVTTSGGGFSLMCEAVSLSGMTETPVVIYLAQRPGPSTGLPTRTAQGDLELALYSGHGEFPKIIYAPGKIEEAHKISQIAFNMADKYQVPVFVLSDEYLADTYYNLSDNELETLKKENNVVKTSLDYKRYELNENIVSKRGIPEYGEGIVLACGNEHDEFGDITEDIDLINKMTEKRNKKLDLIKKEAIEPEFIGNETYKNLIVSWGSTFYLIKDALEKLNLKDTAFLHFNQVYPISDSAEKYLKNAEKVINIELNYTGQLGKLLKREFGIEMNDSILKYDGRVFAVEEIIEKIEKVLRE
- a CDS encoding thiamine pyrophosphate-dependent enzyme; the encoded protein is MENSLFQRTEKLDISWCPGCGNFAIKASLSNALTELNLKPENVAIISGIGQAGKMPHYIKVNGFHTLHGRAIPAATAVKATNPNLTVIAEGGDGDMYAEGGNHLIHAIRRNPNITVLIHNNQIYGLTKGQASPTTLISTKTPTQPWGVFEEPLNPIALAISLNASFVARTFSGNLEKTKEIIIKAINHKGLSIVDIFHPCPSFNKLNTLQWYKENTYFLEDHDVTNRKKAFEKSLETEKYPLGIFYTCEKPVFEEVVPPYISEKTPIWKREPNLEKIEEIINLKRS
- a CDS encoding N-glycosylase/DNA lyase, whose product is MRNLEKINELLEIFGHFDVNFAKYMEEKIDTQYFVLENLKNSMKNDEMFIKLVILNSIVSYQLCTTGELWWEEFSKYWSKHDANNENLGESYVNFLENSKGNKRLLNVKIKRIERIIPFLENLNLLDFKNYYLDMEKLLENLSKYLNSKKNSKTVVFAVKMFGYASRIVFNEFFPYPMNIEIPKDSRIEKYTLKFTDENPIKFWNEVSKTAKIPPLHIDSIIWPVLGRNFDFKSCENKLDENFRYLLKLTEL
- a CDS encoding rubredoxin, whose protein sequence is MSVWKCTICGYVYDEEKEGKKFSELPDDWACPICGAKKSAFVEQK
- the hypA gene encoding hydrogenase maturation nickel metallochaperone HypA; amino-acid sequence: MHELSYATSVLNAILDAVKQQEELGRKVIKVNDINLEIGDLTLISLDQLQFVFEVISEDTICKGAELKAEMVKPKIFCNDCEFEGNLDTKDELEVVCPKCESRNIKLKGGKEFNIVNATIEFDDEE
- a CDS encoding RNA-binding domain-containing protein, whose product is MVNNITISTIANATEDEEKVLDSIVFFLPEIIEEDDLETETVETEGNFGNPIEIHTVKISGKKAKLVFNYIIDLIKSDERNVNRLKKELDSRIEKNKLYLRFDKQKAYLEECKLFDGDDTVRIVVNFKIFVPSGKEEKVKERVLERLDKRGVF
- a CDS encoding 50S ribosomal protein L15e, with translation MSMYNYVKEAWKVPANSYVKELQWSRMQDWRKEPSVLRIERPTRIDRARNLGYKAKQGIVVVRVSVRRGGLRKPRPKHSKKPATLGINKITMAKSIQRIAEERAAKRYPNMEVLNSYWVGQDGKQKWYEIILVDPCHPSIKNDKSYSWLSTGNHKGRANRGLTSAGKKGRGLMYKGKGAEKARPGVRANGKKTK